One window of the Methanocaldococcus vulcanius M7 genome contains the following:
- a CDS encoding Fic family protein: MNLIKTTPEDFLNGLYFIPTFRGNILELDEKGEFEIVNKIPIIRVLATPNLKKTIGRIIYLIKDKYVLFKNYENAKWLKNLLKYINEKIYFDKYYRAKKAWYRGIKDLFYDIKTWNFEKAIGKTITLLKILNPIIVFDIHDIRKWHYKKSFVRFIKELRKNKISVVIRFPHECYDEMKLLFPEGILNVKASIKYFAKVHNYLLSDKVAEHLLKLTNGNLETIYLILKHSKREIKTLRELKIPWLKILPYIVNSKYRKLVEKIIELKKFKIEDIEYKVNYKLPTLYRYLDELVDLGILVKIKHRNKIRFKIKLNRNNLLHLLKNYRENYKHWITIFLVDNIPASILLKRNFDGG, translated from the coding sequence ATGAACCTAATAAAAACAACTCCAGAGGATTTCCTCAACGGATTGTATTTTATCCCCACATTTAGAGGAAACATCTTAGAATTAGATGAAAAAGGAGAGTTTGAAATAGTCAATAAAATACCAATAATCAGAGTACTAGCTACCCCAAATCTAAAAAAAACAATTGGAAGAATAATCTACCTTATAAAAGATAAATATGTCCTCTTTAAAAATTACGAAAATGCCAAATGGTTAAAAAACTTATTAAAATATATAAATGAAAAAATATACTTTGATAAATACTATCGAGCAAAAAAAGCATGGTATAGGGGAATAAAAGACCTATTTTACGACATAAAAACATGGAATTTCGAAAAAGCAATTGGGAAAACCATAACCCTACTAAAAATATTAAATCCAATAATTGTTTTTGATATTCACGATATTAGAAAATGGCATTACAAAAAAAGCTTTGTTAGATTTATTAAAGAACTAAGAAAAAATAAAATAAGTGTTGTAATCAGATTTCCACATGAATGCTACGATGAAATGAAACTCCTCTTTCCAGAAGGAATCTTAAATGTAAAAGCATCCATAAAATACTTTGCAAAAGTTCACAACTATCTATTAAGTGATAAAGTTGCAGAACATCTACTAAAATTAACCAACGGAAACTTAGAAACGATATATCTCATCCTAAAACACTCAAAAAGAGAGATAAAAACCCTAAGGGAACTTAAAATCCCATGGCTCAAAATCCTTCCCTACATAGTTAACTCGAAATATCGAAAGTTAGTTGAAAAGATCATTGAACTAAAAAAATTTAAAATCGAAGACATAGAATATAAAGTCAACTACAAACTCCCAACGCTGTATAGATACTTAGATGAATTAGTAGACCTTGGAATACTTGTAAAAATAAAGCATAGAAATAAAATAAGGTTTAAAATAAAACTTAACAGAAATAACTTACTACATTTATTAAAAAACTACCGAGAGAATTATAAACATTGGATAACAATATTTTTAGTAGACAATATCCCAGCATCTATACTATTAAAACGTAATTTCGATGGAGGATAA
- the cobI gene encoding precorrin-2 C(20)-methyltransferase, whose translation MSTLVKKVYGVGVGVGDEKLITLKALEVLKKVDKIFIPISKKGKRSIAYEIIKNHIDEKDVEELLFPMIKDKEKLKKYWETAVNKVINEKGEVAVITIGDPTLYSTFSYLWKILKEKNIDVEIVNGISSIFASASALGIPLVEGDEKLCILPQGKDIEKYINEFDTIIIMKTKNLKEKLEKIKDKDNYMIGLVKKATFKDEKTAFGRFEEINFDEFSDYLSLAIIKRIK comes from the coding sequence GTGTCAACCTTGGTAAAAAAGGTTTACGGAGTAGGAGTTGGAGTTGGTGATGAAAAACTGATTACACTAAAAGCGTTAGAAGTTTTAAAAAAAGTTGATAAAATTTTCATTCCAATATCGAAAAAAGGAAAAAGATCCATTGCTTATGAAATTATCAAAAACCATATAGACGAGAAAGATGTTGAAGAGTTGTTGTTTCCAATGATAAAAGACAAAGAAAAACTAAAAAAATACTGGGAGACCGCTGTAAATAAAGTAATAAACGAAAAAGGAGAAGTGGCAGTAATAACAATCGGAGATCCAACGCTATATAGCACATTCTCCTATCTTTGGAAAATTTTAAAAGAAAAAAATATAGATGTAGAAATAGTCAATGGAATATCCTCAATATTCGCATCAGCATCAGCCCTTGGCATTCCATTAGTAGAAGGGGACGAAAAACTTTGCATACTACCACAAGGAAAAGACATTGAAAAATATATAAATGAATTTGACACCATAATAATTATGAAAACCAAAAATTTAAAAGAAAAACTTGAAAAAATAAAAGATAAAGATAACTATATGATCGGATTAGTAAAAAAAGCCACATTTAAAGATGAAAAAACAGCATTTGGAAGATTTGAAGAGATAAATTTCGATGAATTCAGCGATTATCTCTCATTAGCAATAATTAAGAGGATAAAATGA
- a CDS encoding M56 family metallopeptidase — translation MKKFVIILILLTLFQLSFGVNVSVDIDSYGWITITSEKNISKNLENLKYLQLWSSKNGNIYIFQLKVPLNKNKSQLIYNLSPIGKFHINKVSTEKFFKINDYKVENGEIIVNYSYNFTTIAILLLEYLFIFILTLYFTHHLKKLFRKKSATIREKSEVLKKYTIHFTLYAISITVILITQLLIFDLPDLISYTFNVGLDTAIIIWMLMLFVFMLLPPVLAAKDMVRCFSSQKSKDRNENEIKKSPLMVALSFILLFAPLGIMFLIIIYGIPNMLISPIKTQFYDLPLPLRTAFWITFYYSIAVLFSKTSTQLLKYTKIMKRINDEETINKIKNIVNDISKKLNVKPFKKIEIIKSDVANAMVEGLFKEKLVITSKLLDILSEEELKAIIAHELAHRKKLHIKLGFISFIIIGAIIYSIAIYILKYINIEGEWVFTAVFFTAYIIDYLLCRYISRKIEKDADLLATKIIDPKTYIKALAKIHFSSYMPKEGILNVLMTHPSLKERARYIQETYGLSKDDVDKIIEEAYQYVEKVVNK, via the coding sequence ATGAAAAAATTTGTTATAATCCTTATCCTCCTCACACTTTTTCAACTGTCATTTGGAGTAAATGTAAGTGTTGATATAGACAGTTATGGATGGATCACGATCACATCTGAGAAAAACATTTCAAAAAATCTTGAAAATTTAAAATATCTTCAATTATGGAGCTCTAAAAATGGAAACATATATATTTTCCAATTAAAAGTTCCACTAAATAAAAATAAATCTCAACTTATATATAACCTCTCACCTATAGGAAAATTCCATATAAACAAAGTTAGCACTGAGAAATTCTTTAAAATAAATGATTATAAAGTAGAAAACGGAGAAATAATCGTAAATTACTCCTATAACTTTACCACTATTGCAATACTTCTCCTCGAATACTTATTTATATTCATCCTTACACTATACTTCACTCATCACTTAAAAAAGTTGTTTAGAAAAAAATCCGCCACAATAAGAGAAAAATCAGAAGTATTGAAAAAATATACTATTCATTTTACATTATATGCCATATCTATAACTGTGATCTTAATAACCCAATTACTCATCTTCGATCTACCAGATCTCATATCATACACCTTCAATGTTGGATTAGATACAGCAATAATCATCTGGATGCTAATGCTATTTGTATTTATGCTCCTACCCCCAGTTCTTGCAGCAAAAGACATGGTTAGATGTTTCTCATCTCAAAAATCCAAAGATAGAAATGAAAATGAAATAAAAAAATCTCCCCTAATGGTTGCTCTTTCATTTATATTATTATTTGCACCACTCGGGATTATGTTTCTTATCATCATATATGGCATTCCGAACATGCTCATCTCCCCAATAAAAACACAATTTTATGACCTCCCCCTCCCATTGCGAACTGCATTCTGGATCACATTCTATTACTCCATTGCAGTTTTATTTTCAAAAACCTCAACACAACTTTTAAAATACACAAAGATTATGAAGAGAATAAACGACGAGGAAACGATAAACAAGATAAAAAACATTGTAAACGATATTTCTAAAAAATTAAACGTTAAACCATTTAAAAAAATAGAAATCATAAAAAGTGATGTAGCAAACGCAATGGTAGAAGGATTATTCAAAGAAAAATTAGTAATAACGTCTAAACTATTAGATATTTTATCTGAAGAAGAATTAAAAGCAATTATTGCTCACGAATTAGCACATAGAAAAAAACTACACATAAAATTAGGATTTATAAGTTTTATAATTATTGGTGCAATCATATATTCGATAGCAATATATATACTGAAATATATAAATATTGAGGGAGAGTGGGTGTTTACAGCAGTATTCTTCACAGCATACATAATCGATTATTTATTGTGTAGATATATATCTCGAAAGATCGAAAAAGATGCAGATCTCCTCGCTACAAAAATCATAGATCCAAAAACCTACATAAAAGCCCTTGCAAAAATACACTTCTCATCCTACATGCCAAAAGAAGGTATCTTAAATGTTTTAATGACTCATCCCTCACTAAAAGAGAGAGCAAGATATATCCAAGAAACTTATGGATTATCAAAAGATGACGTTGATAAAATAATAGAGGAAGCATATCAATACGTAGAAAAAGTAGTAAACAAATAA
- a CDS encoding B12-binding domain-containing radical SAM protein, translating into MRALIVDCLAYGDGKKLLTRDVIGAGPRTVKGILQNEGVDAKIIPVENFSKIGDYDVIFISGMSSDFKCVKRLVERVKLKCDSKIVIGGPISNDLYLLEKIEADISVVGEGEITIRELLKKDFNAENVKGTTYWDYDNDKLVINPLREILTNLKLITPSTEIKDYKNYFSARVYVEVVRGCSNFKRPLLLCSNKKCNLCKNGTLKCPLNINPGCGFCSVPSVFGYARSRNEEDVLKEIEALLEEGVKRIVLSAPDFLDYKRGEKLINPYFPEPNYEVIETLLSNCRDLADKYNANILIENIKANLFNEKVAEIFSKYLRTPIYIGCESGDENHCKLLGRPTSPSDVLRAVKIAKKYNLKAQVYFIYGLPGETEETAKNTVRFMHKIKNYIDKITVYKFRPLPMSAFQNFKPNITKYSLLIRETANKINLEIKKRYIGRVLEVIISERHFRNRRDAIGYLPDSGLMIVVKDGAKFIGKTKKVKIVKAYEKYLEGKLLEN; encoded by the coding sequence ATGAGGGCGTTAATTGTTGACTGTTTAGCATATGGAGATGGTAAAAAACTGTTAACGAGGGATGTGATCGGAGCGGGACCAAGAACTGTTAAGGGTATTTTACAGAACGAGGGTGTTGATGCTAAAATAATTCCAGTGGAGAATTTTTCTAAAATAGGAGATTATGATGTAATATTTATAAGTGGAATGTCATCTGACTTTAAGTGTGTTAAACGTTTAGTGGAGAGGGTAAAATTAAAGTGTGATAGCAAAATAGTGATAGGTGGGCCAATATCTAACGATCTCTACTTACTTGAAAAGATAGAGGCGGATATAAGTGTTGTTGGAGAAGGGGAGATAACGATAAGAGAACTGCTAAAAAAGGACTTTAATGCTGAAAATGTTAAAGGAACGACATATTGGGATTATGATAATGATAAGTTGGTTATAAATCCTTTGAGAGAGATTTTAACTAATCTAAAATTAATAACGCCCTCAACTGAAATAAAGGACTATAAAAACTACTTCTCTGCAAGGGTTTATGTTGAGGTTGTTAGGGGTTGTAGTAATTTTAAAAGACCTCTTCTCTTATGCTCTAATAAAAAATGCAACTTATGTAAAAATGGAACATTAAAATGTCCTTTAAATATAAATCCGGGTTGTGGTTTCTGCTCTGTCCCTTCTGTCTTTGGATATGCGAGGAGTAGGAATGAAGAAGATGTATTAAAAGAGATTGAGGCATTATTAGAGGAGGGTGTTAAAAGGATTGTTCTATCTGCTCCGGACTTTTTAGATTATAAAAGAGGAGAGAAATTAATAAATCCTTATTTTCCAGAACCAAATTATGAAGTAATAGAGACGTTATTGTCAAATTGCAGAGATTTAGCTGATAAATATAACGCAAACATATTGATTGAAAATATAAAGGCAAATTTGTTTAATGAGAAAGTGGCAGAGATTTTTAGTAAATATTTAAGGACGCCGATATATATTGGTTGTGAGAGTGGAGATGAAAATCACTGTAAACTTTTAGGTAGGCCCACATCTCCAAGTGATGTTTTAAGAGCGGTTAAGATAGCAAAAAAATACAATTTAAAAGCACAGGTTTATTTTATCTATGGACTGCCAGGAGAAACTGAGGAAACAGCAAAAAATACGGTAAGATTTATGCATAAAATTAAAAATTATATTGATAAAATAACTGTTTATAAATTTAGGCCTCTCCCAATGTCCGCATTTCAAAACTTTAAACCGAATATTACCAAATATTCTTTATTAATTAGAGAAACAGCCAATAAGATAAATTTGGAGATAAAAAAGAGGTATATTGGGAGAGTTTTAGAGGTTATAATATCTGAGAGGCATTTTAGAAATAGGAGAGATGCTATTGGTTATCTTCCGGATAGTGGGTTGATGATTGTTGTCAAGGATGGAGCCAAATTTATTGGAAAAACAAAGAAAGTTAAAATAGTTAAGGCATATGAAAAGTATTTGGAAGGAAAACTTTTGGAGAATTAA